The Theobroma cacao cultivar B97-61/B2 chromosome 2, Criollo_cocoa_genome_V2, whole genome shotgun sequence genome includes the window ACATCGTTTCATCATCTAAACTTGTGACAAAAGTTGGCTACAAGATCAATGATTTGTCAAGAAAATGTGGGATGAGATTGAAAATGTGAGGAAACAATGTACCTGAGGGGTGCTTCTGGGATAATGTATAGACCCAGAAAGGAGAATTCTCCTTTGCCCATCAATGATAAGAGCCTTTCTGTCATAGCTAACACTGCACTGAGTCACTTTAACACTTAGAAACACCATTGCAATGCACAGGAAAAACTGGGAAGCTGAGGTGGCTCCCATTTTCTCCAGCAGAGAAAGCAAAGAAGAGAGAGTGATTTGAGAGGGTGAGCAGAAAATCAGAAATGTTGACAATGAGGTGAAGtgtgagaaaagaaagaatgtgACACGGAGGAAGAGTTTGTTATATATACTTGGTTACTATGCCACTTAACAACAGAATCCATTTTTGTCTTAAACCATTTTACTGGAAAGAAAATCAGGTGAAAACTATCGTACAGGGAATCAAAAGATTGAGTTCAGAATTCTTTGGTTCTTTCCATCCCACTATAATTTCTTCCAACTTTTTACTACCAATAATGTATATGTCGAAAAAGAGTAGTATATAGCTGGCTCACGGGGGGCAACATtgacaaaaaggaagaaaaaagaagcatTCATGACTCATACGGAGTCGATGTTCTAACTTCTACACAAAACTTTTGTGCACAAGATtgatgtttttctttcttttgtttcccCCTTTGGGATTACAACACCAACAAGAAGGGGATTAAACGTGTTAGTTGTGGAATTTGTCATTGTTTCATGATCTCAATTCAGCTATTACCATTATTTTCCAATAATTCCATGTCCCTTCTGTGGTTTGAGAAGTCAACATTCTGGTACTAATGCTGTCAAATCTTTTCTAATCTTTTTCCAGTTCCTCCATTGAAATCAAGTCCGTATAAGTAACAAACATAAATTTCCATTCATCACCTTAAATATGAAGCAAGGAATGATTACACGAGTCACTCGTTTCtcataaatttcttttcataGGAGTTTATCTCAGCCTAGTAGCACCAGCGTGTGCCTTAAGaaactctttctttttacaATTTCATCTCTTCTGATTAATCAATAGATCACTAATGAAGTCAAAAGAACatgttaaaagaaaatgagtaATTGACAGAAAATGGGCATTTAGAGCTAATTTTGCCGCTTTTTTGAAACAGCAGAGTCATGGGTGACCCACATCAATTTGCCCCATGTGAGTGCCAATACTGCAGCCTTCTTGACCTGTAAGGAGCTATACATATGGCTTCCATTCCACCATGTCCAGGCACGTGTCGATTTGCCATCTGTGACATTTTTTCAAGCCCTAATAAATGACATGAAGAAGAAATATATCAACTAAACCATTTCAACGAAAGCTATCATAAATAATGTATGATCACCAGCTTTTAGGTACATGATCACATCAATTTTTGTGTATTTTAATGGCAAAAGTGTCCGTTCGtgaagcatatatgtatattaagtTCAAACCATGGTTGTGATTGACACAAGGCAAGTATAATTCTCACCTTCCATAGACATTTAAAACCTCCCCTCATCATGAATGGCCGCTTTACTTTTTTGAGCTAAATGTAGGGAAGGAAATAAAAGAGGGTATAATTAActaacttaattaatattgTTGAGTAAGTTATAAGATACCAGAGAATTTTGCGCCAgtgaaaggagaaagaaaagaatatataCAAGTCACTTTCAATCATTCATTGTGAATGGGGAAATAATCATGGAATtatgaaaggtgatgaatggAACCATCGGCCATGCATTTCCATGATATCAATCACCCCATCCAATAAACCAAACTGTGGTTGTGTTGTTGACTTTtagaaatatattttttctgtCTATGATTTTGCGGCTTTGCCCTTAAAGTCACCCACTACACAACAATGGAACATGCAAAGCTATGGGCTGTAGAGCATATGATAGAAGAGGACATCATTTGGTCATTATCTTCTTTCCCTTTCAAGAAATGTGGCAGGGACAGCTTCCTAGAGTTGTGGTTGGAATGGTACCCTGTTGATATTGCCAATTTCacttctttatcttttttttattattattatttgaaaggCACTgaatttattcataaaatctcACATGGAGACTACAATGGCGGATAACATTTGCCTTGAGTTAATTTCCATGGTGAACATTCTTTTTTTGGGCTCTTACACTTTCCAATGGCGGATAACATTTGCCAGTTAGAACTTAGAAATGATATGCCGTGATTCTTTTGTTTATCCTTTAAGCAATCTCTGCACCAAATGAGAAAAGATATTATGTATCATCCAAAAGTTAGTAAACTTGTGAAAATGCCATTGATACCAACTGCATTTTGGTAATAGTTCTCAGTCTTGTTCAAACTTATTCAGAGAATATTCGGGAGAAAACGAGTCCCCAAGGCAAACAATAACTCAACAGGATGTTTTCACCTTTTTAGGAAGGTTATATCATCAAATGCCAAAATGTTCTCAATCTCTAAGTATGTAACAACAAACAGAATGGAGTTGAATTGCTACCTATATGTTACAGGTGCACAACATTGTTAATTATAACAATGTACAAAACTTATAGCAATTGCTTTAACATCAATCGCCTCAATAAATcttctcatttttcaaaagataTATCTTATAAGACATGCTACAAAACTGGCTAAAACCTGCCAAAATGGGAATTAAGCTTGAAACCATCTTCTAAGCTTTTTAGAACCTTGCTTTTCAGCAGCGGCTGTTTCAGATTTTGGCTGTGAGAATTTAGATCTGTACTGTTCAATTAGCATATCGAGTTTGTCTACTACATCTCGCCCTGAtgggtttttcttcttttgtgaCCTTTTCCTCTTCGAACTTTTCTCTCCCTCCTGCTGCTTTGCCTGTTGTTGTGGCATCCTCTCTTTTGGCTGCAAAACTGCTTCCATCTccttaaatgattttgatttgcGAGTATCATTAGCGGTTGTTTGAACCTTATCTGAACTTCCAATATCAGGCTTCGGGACACCTTTGTGATCCTTAGGCTTACGATTTGACCCTTTCAACTTCCAATTGGAGCCTtccaaattttctttcaaagaaGTCGGTTTTGTCTTTTCACCGGCTGGATTATGCTTTGGCTTCTTAGTAGCTTGGCCGTCTTCAGCGGCAACTGCATTTTCCATCTCAGCCTTTTTGAACTCTGGTTGTTTTGTTACCCTTTTGTCATCTCTGGACTTCCGTTTTCTGGATTTGGTAGGGTGAGCATCAAATGAATTTGATTCAGCATTTTGCTGTGCATTGTTCATATCATCACGACCATCCAGCTGCTGAGCCTGTAACTTAGCTTTCCGCAGCTTCAAAGTCTGAACATTATCAACAGCAAACTCCACTATTGGACGATGCTCAGGACCAAAAGTTTCTGCGAATAACCAATGAGCATTTTAGATTAgagtagaaaagaaaatcacacacttaattaactttttaCCCATTGTTAAACCACCCTTTGGATGTCTGTAAGCTAAAAGCAAAAGCATAGCCAATCATAGCACATGAGATATTCCAATGAGAGGCATTACCAGGGTTATTATTAAGAACCCTCAGGGCGACAAGTGCATGTTGATGTTCTGTAAACTCAACAAAAGCAACTCCACGTGACTGATTCTTAATAACAAGCTTCCCCTTCTTcacacttttcaaaaacttaatCTGCATGAGGAATATCAGAGTTGTGAGAGAATACTCTAAATATCTagaaaattatacaaaaaatttaaaagaaaaacacttTATAGTAAcagattaaaaaatttagcTAACCTGTCGTATTACAGGTTTTTGCTTTGTAGCTCGTGAGATGACTGCATCAATACAAAGTTGTTTCAATTCTTTTTCAGTCATGGACTTTGGCAAATTGTATATAACAAGTCTTGTCTttgaaacatgaaaatttggaGATTGAAGCTTGGTCATCTTTTTTTCGTGCAACCTGCAGGGCATCCAAAAAGCTTTAGAATAATAATATAGGAAAGTGAAATTTCACAATAGAATCAGCAGGGCCATCAAGAAGTCATTCCATTATCAAGTTACTTTCAAAAACTAAAGCTAGGTCAAATTTAAGGATTTTGTAACAAACTCGCACATTCTTTCCTATAAAAAAAGGACTCTACATGGGAGAAGAAAACCATGACAACAATTTTCCATATAAAAAACGCAATGAGATATTCAGAAGACAACATCTAAGTTTTGGTTTTGAGTATCCATTCAAATCATATCTGGCCAAACTAGAAACCTGTTAACTACTAAGCAGTAAGCAGTCAACCTGATAGCACCCATTTGCATTATGCAGCAACATAGGCAGGAGAGAAATTGATGCTCAACAACTCACATAATCAGGGgaaaccaataaaaaaatccTTACATTTTGCGTTTTTCCATATCACTAGCTGAAACATCTTTAGCAGGTGGAGTCCCCTCAACTATAAGACCTTCCTATTAAGCCAAAAAAACAAGAATGTCAAAACAATATTGCAACCACATTAAATCAATGGAAATTCTGTTAATTGTTAGGTAAAGCAACCTTTGCCAAGTAAAGATTACGATGGTCATGTTCCTCAACTTTGGCCTTCTCCAGTTCCTTATCATGAGCTGATTTCCTGTCCAAAGCCTTCAACACTTTGAGTTGTCTACCTTTGAGAAAAATACCCAAACCAGATGCAGCATTTACTGCTGAAACTGCTGCAATAGCTGCATCTATTGTTTTAAACTTGAGAAAACCAGTGCCTCTCGGTCGCCTGTCAGAGGAGCAAGAAAAACATAAGTACTTATTAACTTAAAGgggcaagaaaacaaaacatttcAAACTAGATTGAGTCCTCACTTGGTAACTGGATGAAGGACTGGAAGAAAATATTGCACTTCCCCAAATCCAGAAAACctttctttcacttctttatcATCAATATCAAAAGGAAGGTTGCTTATGAAAATTGTTCTCTGCAAATCATCTTCTCCATCTGTCAGTTTAATATTTGCTTGTTTATTTTTGCTGGATTTTTCAGGTTTAGTCATATCTGATCCTATTGCAGATTCAATAAGTGACTTATTTTGCACGTTAATGGTTTCATCTACATTCAACTCATCATCCCTCTTAGGCAGAACGGCATCATCATGAGAGGATGTCACCAAGTTATTTAGAACTTTTCTTGCAATGTCTGCTTCCATATCAAAATCAATTGCTGTTGGTGCTCTTGCTGTGTCTAACATATTCGAGTCATCTGAAGCAATACCACCATCATTGTCACCATCCCCACCTTCGTCCTCCATATCAATGCTACTACTATCACTTTCCTCGTCTCCTTCATGCAGCTGCCCTGTTAAAGCAATCTAATGAGATAGATATTCCATTGCAAACTAAAATGcaaaagtaaaagaagaaaaaaaatactaggattttatcaagaaaatgGTATGAAATATCAAAAGCCAAGTCTAGAAGAGAAGGGTTAAAATAAAACGTATCAATTACAGTGAAGGAAGGCACCATCTTCAACATATATCAGGAACATCCCTACACATTTGGTATAGAAAACTCAAGATCCAAAACCCTACCATACTCAACTAGTTTTATATATAcgcgtgtgtgtgtgtgtgtgtgtgtgcgaGCGTGATACACAAACACGTATACattattttgcaaaattaaataaaaaaataaacccaCACATGATAATAGTTGAATATTCAAGCAAGCAAGTAATCACTATTCAGAAGTCAATAAATAACAAACTATCAGGCGACCACGCATGGCAGATGAATCTTATTGCACATATGCAATTAACTTCATAAAATAACTAAGAAAGAACCTCTTTAATACTTTTCAAGAAATCTCTactctcattattttttttgaaagattacTCTCATATGTTTATCCTCTCCGCTTCTATAACCATAAGAAATATAGCTTCTTTATTAGATAATTAATATAGATAAATTATCCATTAAGTCAAGACAGCTCATTCAGCTCTAGGTGATACAGGCAAAGACTCAGAGAAGACAAGAAAATAAGCATTCTTGACAAAGAAAATCAGTTAAGGACACAAACCGCCATCTGAAGCAACAGCAGCATTAGCACCACCACTGTAAAGTTTCTTTGGAACAGCCCAGTCAACAGCTATGGGTCTTTTAGCAAACTTTTGCCCATTGAACTTTTGAATAgcctgaaaataaaaaaaaaatgtaaaaacagGAAGCAAAAAACTCTAAGCTTCATATCTTGGAGTAAATGACAACCCAGAGGGATTACATTTTCTGCATCCTGTTTACATGTGAATTTGACAAAAGCAAAACCCTTAGATAacctggaaaaaaaaaatgaaaaaaaccactatatgaatgaaaaaaaatacaaaatttaatagacaaatttaaattattttggatGAAGAGAACATACCCCGTTTCAGAATTATATGGAATAAATACATCCCAGACAAACCCTGCTGATGAAAACATATCCCTTATCTCATTTACTTTAGCCTACAATAAAGTTCAGCAAACTACTTTAGAAGTCAAGCACTTTCAAGTTTCAACCAGCAAAATCAATGATAGGGGTAATATTCTGTCAGCATCAAATAACCTTATAAGGAAGATTTCTGATAataattttccacttttgaGTCTTGGAGCCCTGGACCAGAAGTACCAGAAAGAAATAATTAGATTATCTCAGGcaaaaatgattaaaagtacaaactaaaaaaatatgaactaATAGAATTTCTTCACTCAATCATTCATGTATAAGTACCAGTTGAAGCATGACAGCTTCATCATGGTTACTTTACCTCACCACCCAACTGGCGTGCCCAAACAATGCCTCCCTGTATCTCTTTCTGGTGCAACATTGCCACAACAGCCCGAGCCGATTTGATACTTGTGAAAAGTACAGCTGAAGCATCCATTTTGCATCCATCTTGAGCAAGACCTGGTAAAATTTGCATTTTATGGCTTGTTATTATCCCATAACAATTAAAGTAATCCTCAAACAAAAACTTCGATTATCagtcaattttcaatttagaAACCATTGCCATatgttttaacaaaatataACAATGAAAAATTTGGAAGCACCAAAATACTGCAACTTAATAGATTTTTTAGTGAATGAATATGAGCAATAAAGCATCCAAGTTTGTGCTGAAAGCCATTACAGCAATGGTGTGTGGACGTGCCAAAGACAAGCATGAAGTGCGTTATATGCCATACCAAATACCACATGTCACAACTAAGTACGCTTaaatcataaactatttcaactGATGATATGTCTATAAAGAATATATTGTACACCCACATTGTAGAGAAAAGAACTTTTTCGGTACCCTATCACCACCATCCAAAGAGCCATTCAAATTATGGTAGTTATATCAGATATAACATTACTCTACTTCTAAGCATTCATTTTTTGGGTTTCATGTgggataaaaaagaaaaaaacggGTTAAATGGTAGCAAAGAACATCTTTCTCACTTACCATGTCGTTCAAGCTCTTCTTTTGGGAGAGGATAAGTTACAGCACAGACTGTGCCACTCTCCTTTGCACATCGGTGAACATCTTCTGCCATCTCATTATTAAGAAGACCACCAAATATCACAGTCCTAGCAACCCTTCATGACATTGACAGGGGACAGAAAGGTCATGCCTTGATGTGTTAGAAAGTGAATATCATAATTGTGAAGCAATAATGAAAAGAACATCAGAAAACCATGTTTCTAATATGATCTggcaaaaaaataaagctcTAAAGATTTATTTTACAAGTAAAATTTAATTCGAAATTGGCTGCCAGGAAATAGACAATGATATTAAGGGTCCTTATCTAATTCCAATATTTGATATTAGAAAGAGTAGTTTGTAACAAAGATTGGCAAAAGAATTCAATACCTCTGCTTTCCTGAACAATTCTCTTTATCAGCTAGATCTGCACAAAGTGTTGCTGCTTTTCTAGGTTGCACAGGTTTCTCTGAATTTACATTTtataatatcaaataaaaatcagataAGAAAACAAGCTACTAATGAAAACTAACAACAACTAACTATAAttgaataatataaaaactttTTCGACCTAATTTTGGTGGGTTTGAACCATGCTCATTCACAGTTGAGGTAAAACCATCCTTGTCATCTTTTGTCTTCGTCCCATCATCTGAGGCAGCCATTCATTAAGGTTCAGGAGAATATATACATAGACTTCCAGAACTATAGAGAAATATTCAGACCTTGGGTTGCCTTTGACCTTCGCTGCTCCAATGGTGCACGATGCATAGCATgtttaactccaattttccGACCTCCAATAGAAGAACCGTTCTTCAGGTCAATAGCACGATTGGCATCTTCAGTAACAGCACTGCAAAAGAGATACAAATACAAGACAAAAAGGTAAACTCCAAAGTCTATCACCaaagaaaacatgaaaattcgGCCCAACTATTCGAATTAATAAAGCttgtaaaacaaaacatagcGCCGcaaacagaaaataaaaacaaaacgaTAGATAAAAATGAACCTCAATTCACTTACAATTGAACGAAACCGAAACCACGATGTTCAGTTGACCCTATGAACAAGATAAAGAACATATCAGTTTTCTTAACGAATGACTAAAATCATGACGAAAAATTAATTGTGTGCCTCAAAGCACTTAGCCACTAACCCTTCTTTGTAACCATAAAGCAACGCCTGATTGGACCAACATCGCTAAATGTTTCTTCAAGCtggaaaaaattcaaaaaaaaattcaaaaaaaaactaaaaaaaaagaacttaagACATTGTCCTCAAGCTTATTTTCCAGGACAGAAAATACCTGAGAGTTGGTAAAAGAGTAGGGCAAGTTCGTGACGAAGACAGTGGAAGGTGAGTGTTCGGATTCGGATCTTTTCTCGGATCTCTTCTTCTTGCCCATTGATGTTTTGGCTGCTGAGGAAGTGAATGAAATTTGGAACCTAAAATCCCAAAAACCTCGGCTCTTGAAGGAAGCGTGGGGGTACTATGTGCGgggtttaaaattttgagcCGGTTCGGGTCGGAAACGAAAATTGATAAAGATTTCTTGGGCTACGCTTGGATTTAAGGCCCGAAATACCTTCCTGTCCATGCATTTATGGGCCTAAGTcggattaaaattttgattttaaccacttgaaaatgtaaaaaaatcagtatttgcaataaaaaaagaactttGGGCCCATTTTCACTAAAAACGGTTTTGGGATAAAGTGCTTGCTtaccttgatttttttttaatttatttattttttaaaagtaaaaatagagtcaaattttaattttaaaaaaattttaaaaaagaagtaactttttttaaaaaataaaattttaaaaaaaagaatttcaagaaaaactcCTATAAAGAgctttttcttatctttttttaaaaatacaagagaatttttatttttatttcaaaaaatatcttcatctattaaaaataattacaatattactctctcaaaaaaaatattttctataataattttaacaaaaattataacttataaaaaaaaacttataaaaaaaattatcaaataactttaacttaattttaaaagttattatttttcataagagtttcataataatttttaagttaaaaaaaaattagaccaAATAGGCTCAAAATGtctcaacaaaataaaagtcaATTGAATCGTcaacttttataattataacaattaaattaacttCTATTCCCAAACTTAGGGTTTTATTATCCAAAATACTAatagtaataaatataaataaatatcttATTCAACATCACctgatataaaattataaatgacCTTTCTATTAATAATCAATattcaatcattaattataaatctttatttttattaaaaataaatatataaaagtttaatttgatgtaataaaaaataaaaatttatttaaaattttttaaaataatttatttttaatttgatgtaataaataaatatattttttctttaatgaaataGTAGGTAGTAATAATAAGTCTCTGGTctatcaattatttttatttatgaaaccatttacttttcatcaaaataaaatgagttttttggtgaaaagaaaagttattTCGTCCAACAAAAAGCAATAGGATAATAAGCTGCTACAGCGGCCGATACATGGACTCAATAAAGAGTTCACCTCCGATGCATTATTGTCAATTGATATTTCCAAAGCATTACGGCAAGGTGGCTGACTCTGTTTTGCTTCGGGTTCAGAATTTCCCAGACCTTTTTGGCGTGTTAATGTCTCAGTCGGTAGGCTCACAAATCTTTAGCTAGTTGGTACCTACACATCACGTATCTGTCTTTTAACAACAAAACAtctaaatattcaaaaaaaaaaaaaacaaaatcgaACCgagaaaatattcaaaattcaacAAGAGTTTTATGGGAGCAAAGCCGAATGAAGCTGTAATGTTAAAATCCCTCTTGTCGCTATCCTCATTTTAGAGATTATGAGTTATAAGATTTAATGATCAAATTTAACGTTCGGGTGAATCTAAGGTttagtaaattaaattttaaaatttaatgaatcaACTTTAAGATTTGATGAACAGATTTTATAATATTGTGAATCCATTTTATAAAAGTTGGATGGATTGATATTGagaattttatgaattaattttaaagtttaatgaacaaattttaaaatttaatgaatcaGTTTTAGGATTTTATGAACCaaactaattttaaatttttttaactgaTTTCAAAGTTCGGTGaaccaattttaaaatttataaacccaAAAACCAATACCATTGATTTTCACAATTTCTTAAATATCTTTCCTTACCGATCATGCTACAAAAGGTCTCAAGACTACAAAACCCTTTGCttattttccaagagaaatgTTGGGAAAAGTATCTTGTGTCTTTTTgttcaaattcaaatgaatTGAAGGAATTTGCTAATTTGATGAGAAATGTTATCAGGACcaatatttttaacttttcttcCAGTTGACCGATACCTACTATAAAAGGGTGAGAGGAAACGCAACAAGCAAGTAAAAGAATATGtcagagaaaataaatatcaaAACAGTTCTTAAAGTACTAAATATCGTGATAAATGgaagagaattaaagaataaaagagaATCATTAAGAAGTTTTTGAGGAGAATGTGTTAGCtccataaaaaagaaaagatccCGAATGAATTGTGAAGGTTTTATATATAGTGTTAAAGGTCACGGTTATAAGAAAATACTTTAATACACGTAATGAATGGTATTGTTAAAAAAAGCTTTAATGTTGAGTAATTGTTAATAACGGTTAGAAACACATTATGTGACTGTTAagtaattaaatgtaataaaattttatttcgaGTAAAAGGTAATTGAGAAAAGGTATATGTGAAAAGATACCATAAGTAGGGGTGGGCATTGGTCGGTTGCAACAAGACAACCGATCGAAATCGTCGGTTAATGTAACTGACGATTGCAATAGCAACCGTCGATCAATCCAATCGACCCTCGGGGGGACTCCTTCCCCCCCGAACCGATCGAATAATCGTCgatcatgtttttttttttcaaaaagggGGGAAATACCATAatacccctcattaaaccccCCCTCCCCCGACCCATAAGggtaaagaaaagaatagCAGCTTCTGCTGCTATTATTCCCTTTCCTGTTTCCCGACCCCCCCTAATTTCTCCTTCCCCTACTTTCCGCCACTCCAACTCTCCCTCTCACGAAACCCTAAACCAGCAGCCACTAACAAAGTTGGCTCTCTTCCATTCTTCAACTGGTGCTTTTTAGTCAAAATTACTCTCACAGTCTATAAAAATCATCCCGAAACCGACCTAACCGACTACCTTAAAAATCGATCGAAATCAAATTTGGGGGGTGCGATTCGGTCGgttaaaatgattaaattttttgatCGATTTTCAAAATAACCGAGCTGAAACCAACCGAAATCAACTTTGCACACTCCTAACCATAAGAGAAATTATACATGaacaaatacaaaagaaaaagttgtatATGAAcaaatacaagaaaaaaaaatatatgtgaaCAGGTACTCAATAACAGGAGAAGAAATACTTGTACTTCATGAGACCTC containing:
- the LOC18607724 gene encoding RNA-binding protein 28 gives rise to the protein MGKKKRSEKRSESEHSPSTVFVTNLPYSFTNSQLEETFSDVGPIRRCFMVTKKGSTEHRGFGFVQFAVTEDANRAIDLKNGSSIGGRKIGVKHAMHRAPLEQRRSKATQDDGTKTKDDKDGFTSTVNEHGSNPPKLEKPVQPRKAATLCADLADKENCSGKQRVARTVIFGGLLNNEMAEDVHRCAKESGTVCAVTYPLPKEELERHGLAQDGCKMDASAVLFTSIKSARAVVAMLHQKEIQGGIVWARQLGGEGSKTQKWKIIIRNLPYKAKVNEIRDMFSSAGFVWDVFIPYNSETGLSKGFAFVKFTCKQDAENAIQKFNGQKFAKRPIAVDWAVPKKLYSGGANAAVASDGGQLHEGDEESDSSSIDMEDEGGDGDNDGGIASDDSNMLDTARAPTAIDFDMEADIARKVLNNLVTSSHDDAVLPKRDDELNVDETINVQNKSLIESAIGSDMTKPEKSSKNKQANIKLTDGEDDLQRTIFISNLPFDIDDKEVKERFSGFGEVQYFLPVLHPVTKRPRGTGFLKFKTIDAAIAAVSAVNAASGLGIFLKGRQLKVLKALDRKSAHDKELEKAKVEEHDHRNLYLAKEGLIVEGTPPAKDVSASDMEKRKMLHEKKMTKLQSPNFHVSKTRLVIYNLPKSMTEKELKQLCIDAVISRATKQKPVIRQIKFLKSVKKGKLVIKNQSRGVAFVEFTEHQHALVALRVLNNNPETFGPEHRPIVEFAVDNVQTLKLRKAKLQAQQLDGRDDMNNAQQNAESNSFDAHPTKSRKRKSRDDKRVTKQPEFKKAEMENAVAAEDGQATKKPKHNPAGEKTKPTSLKENLEGSNWKLKGSNRKPKDHKGVPKPDIGSSDKVQTTANDTRKSKSFKEMEAVLQPKERMPQQQAKQQEGEKSSKRKRSQKKKNPSGRDVVDKLDMLIEQYRSKFSQPKSETAAAEKQGSKKLRRWFQA